In a genomic window of Paracoccaceae bacterium:
- the der gene encoding ribosome biogenesis GTPase Der — protein MSFTLAIVGRPNVGKSTLFNRLVGKRLALVDDQPGVTRDLREGAARLADLRFTVIDTAGLEEVTDDSLQGRMRRLTERAVDMADICLFMVDARVGITPSDLVFADILRKRSAHVILAANKGEGSAADAGVIEAYSLGLGEPIRLSAEHGEGLNDLYTHLMPLADQYAERAAEDAPETDVTLDEEDGDMEAAIPMPTDKKPLQVAVVGRPNAGKSTLINQILGEDRLLTGPEAGITRDAISLRTDWAGPKGEPVPMRIFDTAGMRKKAKVQEKLEKLSVGDGLRAVKFAEVVVVLLDAEIPFEQQDLRIADLAEREGRAVIIAVNKWDIEADRQGKLKELKESFERLLPQLRGAPLITVSAKTGRGLDRLQEAIMRAYEVWNRRVTTAQLNRWLAGMVEAHPPPAPQGKRIKLRYMTQAKTRPPGFVVMCSHPEKVPESYSRYLVNGLRVDFDMPGTPIRLWMRGQNDANPYKGRKKAPPSKLRKHTDGRRRD, from the coding sequence ATGTCTTTCACGCTCGCCATTGTAGGGCGCCCAAATGTGGGGAAATCCACGCTGTTCAACCGTCTGGTGGGCAAGCGCCTGGCGCTGGTGGATGATCAACCGGGCGTTACGCGGGATTTGCGCGAGGGTGCCGCGCGTTTGGCTGACCTGCGTTTTACAGTGATTGACACCGCCGGCCTCGAAGAGGTGACCGATGACAGCCTTCAGGGCCGCATGCGCCGTCTGACAGAACGCGCTGTTGATATGGCCGATATCTGTCTTTTCATGGTGGATGCACGGGTCGGGATTACCCCATCGGATCTGGTGTTTGCCGATATCCTGCGCAAACGTTCCGCCCATGTGATTCTGGCCGCCAACAAAGGCGAAGGATCTGCCGCTGATGCAGGGGTGATTGAGGCCTATTCGCTGGGTCTGGGAGAGCCGATCCGCTTGTCTGCGGAGCACGGAGAAGGCTTGAACGATCTTTACACGCACCTCATGCCGCTGGCGGATCAATACGCGGAACGCGCCGCTGAGGATGCCCCCGAAACGGATGTGACACTGGATGAAGAAGATGGTGACATGGAAGCCGCCATTCCAATGCCCACCGATAAAAAGCCCCTGCAGGTGGCTGTGGTCGGGCGCCCGAATGCCGGTAAATCAACGCTGATCAATCAGATTTTGGGCGAGGACCGCTTGCTGACGGGCCCCGAGGCCGGGATCACGCGGGATGCGATTTCTCTGCGCACGGACTGGGCGGGGCCAAAGGGCGAGCCGGTCCCGATGCGCATTTTTGACACCGCGGGCATGCGCAAAAAGGCGAAGGTTCAGGAAAAGCTGGAAAAGCTATCGGTTGGGGATGGCTTGCGCGCGGTGAAGTTCGCCGAAGTCGTCGTCGTTTTGTTGGATGCGGAGATTCCTTTTGAACAACAGGATCTGCGCATTGCGGATTTGGCGGAACGCGAGGGCCGGGCCGTTATCATTGCCGTAAACAAATGGGACATTGAAGCGGACCGTCAGGGCAAACTCAAGGAGCTGAAGGAGAGTTTTGAGCGTCTGTTGCCGCAGTTGCGGGGCGCGCCTCTGATCACTGTGTCGGCCAAGACCGGGCGGGGGCTAGATCGTTTGCAAGAAGCCATCATGCGTGCCTATGAGGTCTGGAACCGCCGGGTTACCACGGCCCAACTGAACCGGTGGCTTGCGGGAATGGTCGAGGCGCATCCGCCGCCCGCACCGCAAGGCAAGCGGATCAAGCTGCGCTATATGACGCAAGCCAAAACCCGGCCGCCGGGATTCGTGGTGATGTGCTCACACCCGGAAAAGGTGCCGGAAAGCTACAGTCGCTATCTGGTCAACGGATTGCGCGTCGATTTCGATATGCCGGGCACGCCGATCCGGTTGTGGATGCGCGGGCAGAACGATGCCAATCCCTATAAGGGTCGCAAGAAAGCACCACCCTCAAAGCTGCGCAAACATACAGATGGGCGGCGTCGGGACTGA